From the genome of Treponema peruense:
AACTTGATAAGCTTTTGATGTATGATATTCACATCTTTAGTGACGGAATGTTTTTTTCTTTTGCTCCTGACTGGGGAGAAAATACTGATACTACCATAGGAATGTCAATGCTTTATGATTTTATGCTGCATTCTTTTATGGAATTTTCGTCTCTGGCTCCGGCTTTTGCAATAAAGCAGAAAGTTTACCTTGAAGGTGCCGACTTTGGGTGGCAGACACATCTTGGTGCTGTTCTTCTTGGCACAAGCGACTATTATTATCTGCGCCGCGAAAAAATTCCGACTGACACAAGCCGCGGAACTGTGCGTGATTACGGCTATACATGTGGTGCCGAAGCTGCTGCTGCACTTTCATTCGCAACTCCTGGAGGCCTTTCTGCCAGCCTTGATCTGCGTGCTTACGGAATGTATAAGTATCCTTTCCAGAAGCAGTGGTGTGATGATACAGGCATAGAACTTTTTGCACTGGCTGATCTTTGTGTGGAATATGCCGTATCTGACACAATTTCCATGGGAATTTCCAACACTATTTTTGCAAAGACATGCTTTTTTGACGAAATGCCCAATGCTTCGTATGCTCTTTATTCCGGAAGCGTATATACAAGAATCCGCTTTATTTAATGGCTGTGTTTCAGTTATTCATGTGTAACTTTTGCCTTGATTTTCCAGGCGCGGTGAATGCGGCTGTTTCTGTAGTCTTCGGGAACAGTTTTTGAAGTTATGTCTGTTGCTTCGTACAGTTCTGTTCCGTCCTGTGAGGGAAGAAGTGTGCTGTCGAATTTAAGGCGCCGGCTGTTTGTCGAAAAGTACAGGGTTCCGTCGGGATTGAGTATTCCAAGACATTTTGCTACAAGCGAGATCCAGTCCCTGTTTATGTCAAGGGTTGTGTCTGTTCTTTTGGAATTGCTGAATGTAGGCGGATCAAGGATTATTATGTCGTAGCGGTTTGTTCCTTCTTTGTTGGGAACTTCTGCATTTTTCTGGTTCAAAAATCCGACTGCATCCTGTCTGCATACAGGGTATTTTTCTTCGTCAGTGAATCCGTTCAGTTTAAGATTTGATTTTGCCCATTCAGTGTAGGTTTTGCTCATGTCTACGCTTTCGACACGTTTTGCCCTTCCTTCTGCGGCATATACAGAAAAACTGCCTGTGTAGCAGAAAAGATTGAGTACTGTTTTGCCGGCACATTCTGACCTTACTGTGTCTCTGAGCGGCCTGTGGTCAAAGAAAATTCCCGTATCTATGTAGTCGGTGAGGTTTACCTTAAAGAGCTGCCCCTGTTCCTGTATTGTTCCGCTTATGTGAATCTGCGAGTCAATTTTGTCGTACTGGTCTCTTTTGCCGTTGTCGCTCTGGTGCCTGCGTGTTTTTGTAATGACATGATCGTGTTCCAGTCCCAGCGTTTTTGCTGCTGCTGCTGCCATTGTTTTGAGCCATTCGTCTTCTTCTGCATCGTCTTTTTCGTACGGGCGTTCGTAAAGATAAATGTGGGCGTAAGTGCGCTGTGTTTCTTCAAAGATAATCTGTCTTGCTTCAGGTCCGTTTGCGCTTATTGCCGTATTCTGTTCCATTAAAAAACGCGCGGCTTCCATTTTGTCTGTAATTTCTGCCGGAAGAAAAGTGTATATGTCGCATGCAAGTGGAATTTCTGGTATGTCACGGTCGTAAAGCCTGTAGCATGTTACTCTTGACCTGCGTGCCCATTTTCTTAACTGCTTGAGGTTTTTGGCCAGTCTGTTTGCGAAAAGTTCTGACTGGTATCTGTTTTTTTCTTCTGTATTTGCGTTTTGTTCAATCATTTGTTAATACTATACATTATTTGCGAAAAATAGTACAATGAAAAGAATACTTTTACATAAAAAATTGTCGTTTGATCCCGGTTTTGGCGGGAAAATCATATAATGCAGGAATAAAATGAAATTTACAGAATTTTCCTTGAATGAGAATTTGCAAAAGGGAATTGAGAATGCGGGCTATGTTGAGTGCACGCCGGTTCAGGAACAGGTCCTGAAGTCTTCCCTTGAGGGTCGTGATTTGTATGTTCAGTCACAGACGGGTACTGGAAAGACAGCGGCTTATCTTGTTTCGGTTATTCAGGAACTTTTGTCCAGACCCGATGTTTCGGGAAGAAAAGCCCTTATTATGGTTCCTACGCGTGAACTTGCGGTACAGGTTCAGGATGAAGCCGAAAAGCTCTGTTCTGCAAGCGGTCTTGTTTGCGGCAGTTTCTACGGCGGAGTAGGATATGACAGGCAGGTGGCGGCTCTTAAAAAAGGCGTTGACATTATGATAGGAACCCCGGGCCGTGTAATTGACCTTAACGAAGGCGGCCAGATGGATTTGAGTAGCGTTGCGTTCCTTGTAATAGACGAAGCCGACCGCATGTTTGACATGGGCTTTTATCCTGATTTGAGAACTCTTATAAAAGTTATTCCGGCTGCAGAAAAAAGACAGACAATGCTGTTCAGTGCCACACTCAATTCTTACGTAAAGAATCTTGCCTGGGAATATACACGTGACCCTGCAGAAATTACGATTGCAGCACAGAATATTACTGTTGATGAAATTGACCAGGAACTTCTTCATGTTTCCAGTGATGACAAAATGAAGCTTTTGCTTGGAATAATTTCTGCAGAAAAACCGGAAAGCTT
Proteins encoded in this window:
- a CDS encoding class I SAM-dependent methyltransferase, giving the protein MIEQNANTEEKNRYQSELFANRLAKNLKQLRKWARRSRVTCYRLYDRDIPEIPLACDIYTFLPAEITDKMEAARFLMEQNTAISANGPEARQIIFEETQRTYAHIYLYERPYEKDDAEEDEWLKTMAAAAAKTLGLEHDHVITKTRRHQSDNGKRDQYDKIDSQIHISGTIQEQGQLFKVNLTDYIDTGIFFDHRPLRDTVRSECAGKTVLNLFCYTGSFSVYAAEGRAKRVESVDMSKTYTEWAKSNLKLNGFTDEEKYPVCRQDAVGFLNQKNAEVPNKEGTNRYDIIILDPPTFSNSKRTDTTLDINRDWISLVAKCLGILNPDGTLYFSTNSRRLKFDSTLLPSQDGTELYEATDITSKTVPEDYRNSRIHRAWKIKAKVTHE